A single Paenibacillus kribbensis DNA region contains:
- the argF gene encoding ornithine carbamoyltransferase, with the protein MGKTNSSLKGRSFLAEIDFTEEELLYLLDLAADLKEKKKNGIPHRYLEGKNIALLFEKTSTRTRCAFTVACTDLGAHPEYLGKGDIQLGKKESVEDTAKVLGRMFDGIEFRGFAHKTVESLAEHSGVPVWNGLTDMWHPTQTLADLLTIQEHIGHLRNVKLVYVGDGRNNVANSLLVGGSIVGMDVRICAPQSLWPAQEVIYLAKKCSDQVMVTSSIEEAVAGADVIYTDVWVSMGEEDKFAERIELLSPYQVNMQMIKETGNKDVIFLHCLPAFHDLETTYGKEIYEKYGLREMEVTDEVFRSKHSKVFDQAENRMHTIKAVLAATLGNME; encoded by the coding sequence ATGGGAAAAACTAATTCAAGCTTAAAAGGCAGAAGTTTTCTTGCAGAGATCGATTTTACAGAAGAGGAATTGTTATATTTGCTTGATTTAGCAGCAGATTTAAAAGAGAAAAAGAAAAACGGCATTCCCCATCGTTATTTGGAGGGCAAAAATATAGCTCTTTTATTTGAAAAAACTTCTACCCGTACACGGTGTGCATTTACAGTAGCTTGTACAGATTTAGGAGCGCATCCCGAGTATTTGGGTAAAGGTGATATTCAGCTTGGTAAAAAAGAATCCGTAGAAGACACGGCGAAAGTGTTGGGCCGCATGTTTGACGGAATTGAGTTCCGCGGTTTTGCTCATAAAACAGTGGAATCTTTGGCTGAGCATTCGGGTGTACCGGTGTGGAACGGTCTAACGGATATGTGGCATCCAACCCAAACGCTCGCGGATTTATTAACCATCCAGGAACATATAGGGCATTTGCGAAATGTGAAGCTCGTTTATGTTGGCGATGGCCGAAACAATGTTGCTAATAGCTTATTGGTGGGTGGTTCAATCGTTGGAATGGATGTTCGGATTTGTGCGCCACAATCATTATGGCCAGCACAAGAAGTCATTTATTTGGCCAAAAAATGTAGTGACCAGGTAATGGTAACCAGTAGCATTGAAGAGGCTGTTGCGGGCGCAGATGTAATCTACACAGATGTTTGGGTATCTATGGGGGAAGAAGATAAATTTGCTGAACGTATTGAGCTGCTCTCGCCTTATCAAGTAAATATGCAAATGATTAAAGAAACAGGGAATAAGGATGTGATTTTTCTACATTGTTTACCCGCATTTCATGATTTGGAAACAACGTATGGAAAAGAAATTTACGAAAAATATGGATTGAGAGAAATGGAAGTAACCGATGAGGTATTCCGCAGCAAGCATTCCAAAGTATTCGATCAAGCTGAAAATAGAATGCATACCATTAAAGCGGTTTTGGCAGCTACTTTAGGAAATATGGAGTAA
- a CDS encoding cupin domain-containing protein: MIIKNEEAKSHVIDESSSRKILGMGGTLMMVEVTFRKGGVGEVHSHEKHEQVSYIVKGSFEVQVGGETRILKAGDSFYAGYHVPHGVKALEDSIILDVFNPFREDFLED, from the coding sequence ATGATTATTAAGAATGAGGAAGCAAAATCGCATGTCATTGACGAAAGCAGCTCCCGCAAAATCCTCGGCATGGGCGGAACGCTGATGATGGTGGAGGTTACCTTTCGCAAGGGCGGGGTCGGGGAAGTCCATTCCCACGAGAAGCATGAGCAGGTCAGCTATATTGTAAAAGGAAGCTTCGAAGTTCAGGTCGGTGGTGAGACACGCATTCTCAAAGCGGGAGACAGCTTCTACGCGGGATATCATGTTCCGCATGGCGTAAAGGCGCTTGAAGATTCCATCATTCTTGATGTGTTCAATCCGTTCCGTGAAGATTTCCTTGAGGACTAG
- a CDS encoding response regulator transcription factor, whose translation MDHLTMCVMDDIQAVVKGISETIPWAEHHIKVVGTAGDGEHGWTLLLEKDPDIVISDIRMPKLSGLELMRRASDHRLRAKFIFISGYSDFSYAQEAIRLGASDYLLKPFTPPEILDAVLKVKKMIESEQVRLKQLEQLEQKMNASNLQLRQDYLTGLLRQETGGRPSDSRWSELQIELDAGNLMVMAIEMDCYTEYGYTLQLDDNEIIPFAIKNILDETLNMHTRGVVLHESKQRLAAIFNPPDGLETSMLLELCRENVEKFSKKTVSIGLGTVARGSQEIHNAFVHAVKALAYRFYSEGNCVFQYTELAQADCVAPDYPVEKEQQLLYALRCGNKDSCHLIIDDIFHQWTLSHKFPEPQAMIRLLMGLVFAMYRAFCDEITEEERIQLEADLSALEENRSLTFGGWKSYINHFSSMGCEFVENKRLRDVTQAINRAREYIRLHLQENLTLHICARSVHLSPSYFANAFKKETGMTLIQYITKMRMERAKELLIAGVQVQEISQMLGYEDRPYFSGLFKKYCGMTPTSFRQMYLK comes from the coding sequence ATGGATCATTTGACGATGTGCGTTATGGATGATATTCAAGCCGTTGTAAAAGGGATATCCGAGACCATTCCTTGGGCGGAACACCATATTAAGGTCGTGGGCACCGCAGGTGACGGCGAGCATGGTTGGACTCTTCTGTTGGAGAAAGATCCCGATATCGTGATCAGCGATATCCGGATGCCGAAGCTCAGCGGACTGGAGCTGATGAGGCGGGCTTCCGACCATCGTTTGCGTGCCAAGTTTATTTTTATCAGCGGCTATTCCGATTTCAGCTATGCACAGGAAGCGATCAGGCTCGGTGCCTCCGACTATTTGCTGAAGCCGTTCACCCCGCCGGAAATTCTGGATGCGGTGCTAAAAGTAAAAAAGATGATCGAGTCCGAACAGGTCAGGCTAAAGCAACTGGAGCAGCTGGAGCAAAAAATGAATGCCAGCAACCTGCAGCTTCGCCAGGATTATTTGACGGGCCTGCTGCGCCAGGAGACGGGCGGCCGCCCAAGCGACAGTCGTTGGAGCGAGCTGCAAATTGAGTTGGATGCCGGCAATCTGATGGTCATGGCCATCGAAATGGACTGCTATACCGAATACGGCTATACCTTGCAGCTCGACGACAACGAAATTATTCCGTTTGCGATCAAAAATATTTTGGACGAGACGCTGAATATGCACACCCGGGGCGTTGTGCTGCACGAAAGCAAGCAGCGGCTGGCGGCTATTTTTAATCCGCCGGACGGGCTGGAAACCTCAATGTTGCTGGAGCTTTGCCGGGAGAATGTGGAGAAATTCAGCAAAAAGACCGTCTCGATCGGCCTGGGTACCGTAGCCCGGGGATCGCAGGAAATCCATAATGCATTTGTGCATGCCGTAAAAGCGCTGGCTTACCGCTTTTACAGCGAGGGCAACTGCGTGTTCCAGTATACAGAACTGGCGCAGGCGGATTGTGTGGCTCCCGACTACCCGGTGGAAAAGGAACAGCAATTGCTGTATGCGCTCAGATGTGGTAACAAAGATAGCTGCCATCTGATCATTGACGACATTTTCCACCAATGGACGTTGTCTCATAAATTTCCGGAGCCGCAAGCCATGATCCGCTTATTGATGGGACTCGTATTTGCCATGTACCGGGCGTTTTGTGATGAGATCACCGAGGAAGAACGCATTCAGCTGGAGGCCGACCTGTCGGCGCTGGAGGAGAATCGCTCATTGACTTTCGGCGGCTGGAAAAGCTACATCAATCATTTCAGCAGTATGGGCTGCGAATTTGTAGAGAATAAGCGGCTCAGAGATGTGACGCAAGCGATCAACCGGGCAAGGGAATACATCCGCCTGCATCTTCAGGAGAATCTGACGCTTCACATCTGTGCGCGGTCGGTTCATTTAAGCCCAAGCTATTTTGCGAACGCTTTCAAAAAGGAGACGGGCATGACCCTGATTCAGTATATTACCAAGATGAGAATGGAAAGGGCGAAGGAATTGTTGATTGCAGGGGTGCAGGTGCAGGAAATTTCACAAATGCTCGGGTATGAGGACCGTCCGTATTTCAGCGGCTTATTCAAAAAGTATTGCGGCATGACGCCGACCAGCTTCAGACAAATGTATTTGAAATGA
- the arcA gene encoding arginine deiminase produces MKHPLHVASEIGELQTVLLKRPGQELENLTPEYLQPLLFDDIPFLPVIQKEHDYFAQTLRNRGIEVLYLEKLAAEALVDKSLREEFVDQMLEEGRAEGNVSHQILKEYLLSFSNEDLVQKIMSGVRKNEIETGKSMQLHEFMQDHSPFYLVPMPNLYFTRDPAAVIGDGLTINKMRETARRRESMFMEYVVKHHPRFTSHNVPIWLDRNYEFPIEGGDELILNEETIAIGVSARTSAKAIERLALNLFSRQEKFKRVLAIEIPKCRAFMHLDTVFTMVDYDKFTIHPAIQGPQGNMNIYVLEKGPDEETLKITHHTSLTESLKEVLGLKDLVLIPCGGGDAIASAREQWNDGSNTLAIAPGVVVTYDRNYVSNALLREHGIEVIEILSSELSRGRGGPRCMSMPIVRKDI; encoded by the coding sequence ATGAAGCATCCATTGCATGTTGCTTCGGAAATTGGGGAATTACAAACGGTTTTATTAAAACGTCCGGGACAAGAATTGGAGAACTTAACGCCGGAATATTTACAACCGTTATTATTTGACGATATTCCCTTTTTGCCAGTGATTCAAAAAGAACATGATTATTTTGCCCAAACATTACGCAATCGGGGAATTGAAGTTCTTTATTTGGAAAAACTCGCGGCCGAGGCATTAGTGGATAAAAGCCTCAGAGAAGAATTTGTTGACCAAATGTTAGAAGAAGGAAGGGCCGAAGGAAATGTTTCACATCAAATTTTAAAAGAATATTTACTTTCCTTCTCCAATGAAGATTTAGTTCAAAAAATAATGAGTGGTGTACGAAAAAACGAAATTGAAACGGGTAAGAGTATGCAATTACATGAATTTATGCAAGATCATTCTCCATTTTATTTGGTTCCAATGCCAAATTTATATTTTACCCGCGATCCTGCAGCTGTTATTGGTGATGGATTAACGATTAATAAAATGAGGGAAACTGCACGAAGACGTGAATCTATGTTTATGGAGTACGTTGTTAAACATCACCCGAGATTTACCAGTCATAATGTACCGATTTGGCTGGATCGCAATTATGAATTTCCAATCGAAGGTGGTGATGAGCTCATTTTAAATGAAGAAACCATTGCCATTGGTGTATCTGCCCGTACTTCAGCTAAAGCTATTGAACGTTTAGCCCTGAATCTATTTAGCCGTCAAGAAAAATTCAAACGAGTACTAGCCATTGAAATTCCAAAATGCCGGGCATTTATGCATTTAGATACCGTATTTACGATGGTTGATTATGATAAATTTACAATTCATCCCGCGATCCAAGGACCGCAAGGAAATATGAATATTTATGTTTTAGAGAAAGGCCCGGATGAAGAAACGCTTAAAATTACCCATCACACCTCTTTAACGGAATCGCTAAAAGAGGTTTTGGGCTTAAAGGATTTGGTTCTTATTCCTTGTGGCGGAGGAGATGCAATAGCCTCTGCTCGTGAACAATGGAATGACGGATCCAATACGTTAGCCATTGCGCCAGGAGTTGTTGTTACGTATGACCGTAACTATGTATCCAATGCTTTATTGCGTGAACACGGTATCGAGGTCATTGAAATATTGAGCTCGGAATTATCCCGTGGCCGTGGGGGTCCACGTTGTATGAGTATGCCAATCGTTCGAAAAGATATTTAA
- a CDS encoding sensor histidine kinase, whose product MGLNFYKLSLKKRIQLLFIFLAILCISVTGICSYLFAARNIERSALQLKQGILKKSVQVMDEHLRHIVVSSYSFMLNETFTQVMKDVRSNNTADYYQNLSLLQTSFAQLKLVEPLIDTAYLNTPIGDFFSTKDFPDRTKSFSEEYGAYLKQESWNTLWLGAHRNELFQWKGNALSLLLKPIVLDNHYIPNVYMLVNMREEAMRAILEQDLMNNQVQLFLLQKDGTMVIRPNSQQHAFNLERGFIEHFSRGGAGDFNYTNAKGENLLVNYSTLSMNEDWVLVSIQSKADLLQPLKQIRWLIILIMLFCIALALILSNLLASALLKPLNKLQRLMAEVEYNDLEVRFNSRYEDEVSAVGYKFNRMLDQIQLLIQEVRTSEQDKRKSEVKALQAQVDPHFLYNTLNAIFWKSESGEKKDVSEMIVSLSLLFRLGLNNGNDITTLQQEIKHVEQYLQLQQKCYENLFTYSIHIEAPSHFSISMLKILLQPLVENSILHGFRDKADLGSIVINVYREGGFLLLQVTDNGCGLDADQMEKTVNEHGTERKGYALSNLQSRLSLHYGESASIAFRSIPDIETTVTITIPIM is encoded by the coding sequence ATGGGACTCAATTTCTACAAGCTATCCCTGAAAAAAAGAATCCAGCTACTGTTTATATTCCTGGCCATATTGTGCATCAGTGTGACGGGGATCTGCTCCTATCTCTTTGCCGCCCGAAACATCGAGCGTAGTGCCTTGCAGCTCAAGCAGGGGATTTTGAAAAAATCGGTACAGGTGATGGATGAGCATCTCAGGCATATTGTCGTTTCGTCGTATTCTTTTATGCTTAATGAAACGTTCACCCAGGTGATGAAGGATGTCCGCAGCAACAATACCGCCGACTATTATCAGAATTTATCCTTGCTGCAAACTTCGTTTGCCCAGTTGAAGCTGGTGGAGCCGTTGATTGATACGGCTTATCTGAACACGCCGATCGGAGACTTCTTCTCCACCAAGGATTTTCCCGACCGGACAAAGAGCTTTTCGGAGGAGTATGGCGCCTACCTGAAGCAGGAATCCTGGAATACCCTCTGGCTGGGGGCTCATCGCAACGAGCTGTTTCAGTGGAAGGGCAATGCTCTGTCCCTGCTGCTGAAACCGATAGTTCTGGACAATCATTATATCCCCAATGTATATATGCTTGTGAACATGAGGGAGGAAGCGATGCGGGCCATTCTGGAGCAGGATCTGATGAACAATCAGGTTCAGCTGTTTTTGCTGCAAAAAGATGGAACCATGGTGATCCGGCCTAATTCCCAGCAGCATGCTTTTAATTTGGAACGGGGGTTTATCGAGCATTTCAGCCGGGGAGGGGCCGGGGACTTCAATTATACGAACGCCAAGGGAGAGAATTTGCTTGTCAATTACAGCACGCTGTCAATGAACGAAGATTGGGTGCTGGTCAGTATTCAATCCAAGGCCGACTTGCTGCAACCGCTGAAGCAGATTCGCTGGCTGATCATCTTGATCATGCTGTTCTGTATTGCGCTGGCGCTTATCCTGTCCAATCTGCTGGCTTCCGCATTGTTGAAACCGCTTAATAAATTGCAGCGCCTGATGGCCGAGGTGGAATATAACGACCTGGAGGTGCGGTTTAACAGCAGATATGAGGATGAGGTCAGTGCTGTCGGCTATAAATTCAACCGAATGCTGGACCAGATCCAGCTGCTGATTCAGGAGGTGCGGACTTCGGAGCAGGACAAGCGCAAATCCGAGGTCAAAGCGCTTCAGGCGCAGGTAGACCCCCATTTTTTGTATAATACTTTAAATGCAATTTTTTGGAAAAGTGAGAGCGGAGAGAAAAAAGACGTCAGCGAAATGATTGTCTCCTTGTCGCTACTGTTCCGGTTGGGGCTGAACAATGGGAACGATATCACCACCTTGCAGCAGGAAATCAAGCACGTCGAGCAGTATTTGCAATTGCAGCAAAAATGCTATGAGAATCTGTTCACGTATTCGATCCATATTGAGGCTCCCTCGCATTTCTCCATTTCCATGTTAAAAATACTGCTTCAGCCGCTGGTGGAGAACTCTATTTTGCACGGATTCCGCGACAAGGCCGATCTTGGCAGCATCGTCATCAACGTGTACCGTGAGGGCGGGTTTCTACTGCTGCAAGTGACTGACAACGGCTGCGGGCTGGATGCCGATCAGATGGAGAAGACAGTGAACGAGCACGGTACCGAACGCAAGGGCTACGCGCTCTCCAACCTTCAGAGCAGGCTTAGCCTGCATTACGGGGAGTCGGCTTCCATTGCGTTCAGGAGCATTCCGGACATCGAGACGACGGTTACCATTACAATCCCGATCATGTAG
- the argR gene encoding arginine repressor — protein MKREKRQRLIKQLVSEYEIETQEKLVELLAEQDVIVTQATISRDIRELKLIKIASPKGFMIYNVSSEMPLQTDLKLKKKLKEVVVKIDYIDQLTIIKTLPGNANVIGVLLDNSNWREMVGCVCGNDTCLVISQTLSDRKILEERLNLIFR, from the coding sequence ATGAAAAGAGAAAAAAGACAACGATTAATTAAGCAATTGGTAAGCGAATATGAAATAGAAACACAAGAGAAGTTAGTAGAATTGTTGGCAGAACAAGATGTAATAGTAACGCAAGCTACGATTTCACGGGATATCCGTGAGTTGAAATTAATAAAAATAGCTTCTCCGAAAGGATTTATGATCTATAATGTTTCCTCAGAAATGCCTTTGCAAACGGATTTGAAGTTAAAGAAGAAGTTAAAAGAAGTTGTTGTCAAGATTGATTATATCGATCAATTGACGATTATAAAAACGTTGCCTGGCAATGCAAATGTTATCGGTGTTTTATTAGATAATTCAAATTGGAGAGAAATGGTAGGATGTGTATGCGGGAATGATACCTGCCTTGTCATTTCCCAAACCCTATCGGATCGAAAGATTTTAGAAGAAAGACTTAATTTAATTTTTAGATAA
- a CDS encoding ABC transporter substrate-binding protein, with translation MVKKWVIATLGAVLALNLAGCSADGGSKGAAGSSDAPASSKGTAGEKTKIIYWTPDRHDAEFMKAKIDKFNQTNHDNIEVEMNVMGDNYPQAVDIAFASKQAPDVLQINDFQTYYKKGYLAPINSYMSDEMKKTFKDSQIENKNSIDGKIYTLPNTGQIWRLVYNKDIFKKAGIASPPKTIADMVAAAKKITEVGKSEGIYGFASPFKSGTGFWRAANTIAGASNNFGIDGYNYKTGQFDFSMYKDIALALRQMKEDGSMLPGVENLDIDPLRAQFAQGKIGMYVNHSAEPGVYKDQFPTTENWGAVPVPTADGTIKGAFPIIGGSYIGISADSTHKEAAWKFMEYVYSNELQTEYYEKGYGISLIPAVLKSGKKPSIPGIEGFLPKRYDAIYPANPGTITESSLEGMKWPETFNTFVFTGGDVDAVIQDLDTRYNASLQKLRAAGTTNIVADPAFDAAKLQGKLSTEE, from the coding sequence ATGGTTAAAAAATGGGTTATCGCAACACTGGGCGCAGTCCTGGCCTTAAACCTGGCTGGCTGTTCAGCGGACGGCGGCAGCAAGGGCGCGGCGGGAAGCAGTGACGCTCCGGCCAGTTCCAAAGGAACCGCGGGAGAGAAAACCAAAATCATTTACTGGACACCCGACCGCCATGATGCCGAGTTCATGAAAGCAAAAATTGACAAGTTTAACCAAACGAATCATGATAATATTGAAGTTGAAATGAACGTTATGGGCGATAATTATCCACAGGCGGTGGACATTGCGTTTGCCAGCAAGCAGGCTCCAGACGTGTTGCAAATCAACGATTTTCAGACCTATTACAAAAAAGGCTATCTGGCACCGATCAACTCCTACATGAGCGACGAGATGAAGAAGACCTTCAAAGACAGCCAGATTGAGAACAAGAACTCCATCGACGGCAAAATCTACACCCTGCCGAACACCGGGCAAATTTGGAGACTGGTCTATAATAAAGACATTTTTAAGAAAGCAGGCATCGCCTCTCCTCCCAAAACGATTGCCGACATGGTGGCCGCAGCCAAAAAAATTACAGAGGTTGGTAAAAGTGAAGGCATTTATGGCTTTGCCAGCCCGTTCAAGAGTGGAACCGGCTTCTGGCGGGCGGCGAATACAATTGCAGGCGCCAGCAACAACTTTGGCATCGACGGCTATAATTATAAAACAGGCCAGTTTGATTTCAGCATGTACAAGGATATCGCCCTAGCGCTGCGGCAAATGAAGGAAGACGGCAGCATGCTGCCGGGCGTAGAGAATCTGGATATTGATCCGCTGCGCGCGCAATTTGCCCAAGGCAAAATCGGGATGTACGTGAACCACTCGGCTGAACCTGGAGTGTATAAGGATCAGTTCCCGACCACCGAGAACTGGGGAGCGGTTCCCGTGCCGACGGCCGACGGAACCATTAAAGGCGCATTCCCAATTATCGGTGGCTCTTACATCGGGATCAGCGCCGATTCTACCCATAAGGAGGCGGCCTGGAAGTTCATGGAGTACGTGTACAGCAATGAATTGCAAACCGAATACTATGAAAAGGGCTATGGAATTTCCTTGATACCGGCCGTGTTGAAATCAGGCAAGAAGCCGAGCATTCCGGGCATTGAAGGTTTTCTGCCGAAGCGGTATGATGCCATTTACCCGGCCAATCCGGGTACGATTACGGAAAGCTCCCTGGAAGGGATGAAGTGGCCGGAGACTTTCAACACATTTGTGTTCACGGGCGGAGATGTGGACGCCGTCATCCAAGATTTGGATACCCGCTACAACGCATCTCTGCAAAAGCTGAGAGCTGCCGGCACGACCAACATTGTTGCTGATCCCGCTTTTGACGCAGCCAAGCTTCAGGGCAAATTATCCACGGAAGAATAA
- a CDS encoding alginate lyase family protein, with protein MNDYYLSQLELHRAAAYYARHFPGEAAASIAIADHAVINEFIVPYTNDLSRWISLGDPVDWLHNPTRDPEFTWGINRHWHMPDLGKAYLMNGNPEYVSAFIDHYRGWRKQNPVPAISSYEEAVFFQKLGPWRLLETGLRVQSWISAYKYMEGSLLLTEPFRAEFLQGLEEHAEFLTRYLGSTEINHAIMHMQGLFMIATFYHWHPRAPYWRQLAAERLELCLLHQVGPEGVQIELTTHYHNASIEMFGTPYLLARLSGHPFSAWFGDQLRKMAAFTEALIRPDHQSTGAGDSDWLGDGRQRLTLLGAILEDDELICRGTGSSESLWLFGVEKYERYMQLQAAYKPPTASRAFPQTGYYVMRDERQYLFFDAAAMGGAHGHADALHLEWMWKQQLFFTDTGRYTYEEGEWRHYFKSTRAHNTITIDGEDQTPYVSTQQWGTPAAEAKTYRWESSRRYHFMDASHDGYTRLPDPVTHRRWVLLGVEVPLMLLVDWLEADAEHELEQRFHLHPEAAVELLADDAGHPGVSIVYPGSTVKLAFQWTTAGLTEGRFAVSEHQGWVSGIYGSKTETPVLQGQAAFSGKAGILTVCLPEDSADHNEPLRLTACELDPARQRVELSYVFGVAAGTIVIDEAALEWKEHG; from the coding sequence ATGAACGACTACTACCTGTCACAGCTCGAATTGCACAGGGCTGCGGCATATTACGCCCGCCATTTTCCCGGGGAAGCCGCAGCGTCGATCGCCATTGCCGATCATGCCGTGATCAACGAGTTTATCGTGCCTTATACCAATGACTTGAGCCGCTGGATTTCGCTGGGCGATCCGGTGGACTGGCTGCATAATCCGACTAGGGACCCGGAGTTCACCTGGGGCATAAATCGGCATTGGCATATGCCGGATCTGGGCAAAGCCTATCTGATGAACGGCAATCCCGAGTACGTCTCAGCGTTTATCGACCATTATCGCGGTTGGCGCAAGCAAAACCCGGTTCCTGCCATTTCGTCCTATGAAGAAGCCGTGTTCTTCCAGAAGCTTGGCCCTTGGCGTCTGCTGGAAACGGGCTTGCGCGTGCAATCCTGGATTTCTGCATACAAATATATGGAGGGCAGCCTGCTGCTAACGGAGCCCTTTCGCGCCGAATTTTTGCAGGGATTGGAGGAACACGCCGAGTTCCTCACTCGTTATCTTGGCAGCACCGAAATTAATCATGCCATTATGCATATGCAGGGCCTGTTCATGATCGCCACATTTTATCATTGGCATCCACGCGCGCCGTATTGGCGGCAGCTGGCGGCCGAGCGGCTGGAGCTTTGCCTGCTGCATCAGGTCGGCCCCGAAGGGGTGCAGATTGAGCTTACGACCCATTATCACAATGCCAGCATCGAAATGTTTGGCACCCCTTATTTACTGGCGCGGCTGTCCGGCCATCCTTTCTCGGCATGGTTCGGCGATCAGCTTCGCAAAATGGCGGCATTCACCGAAGCGCTGATCCGGCCGGATCACCAGTCCACCGGAGCCGGCGACTCCGACTGGCTCGGCGACGGGCGGCAGCGTTTGACTCTGCTGGGCGCCATTCTCGAAGATGATGAGCTGATCTGCCGCGGCACTGGCAGCTCGGAAAGCCTGTGGCTGTTCGGGGTGGAGAAATACGAGCGTTATATGCAGCTCCAGGCCGCTTACAAGCCACCAACGGCGAGCCGAGCATTTCCGCAGACCGGGTACTATGTGATGCGGGACGAACGGCAGTATTTGTTCTTTGACGCCGCCGCCATGGGCGGGGCGCACGGACATGCCGATGCGCTCCATCTGGAGTGGATGTGGAAGCAGCAGCTTTTTTTCACCGATACCGGACGGTATACCTACGAAGAAGGGGAATGGCGTCATTATTTTAAAAGCACGCGGGCGCACAATACGATTACCATCGATGGCGAGGACCAGACGCCGTATGTGTCCACGCAGCAATGGGGCACGCCCGCGGCCGAAGCGAAAACCTATCGTTGGGAAAGCAGCCGCCGCTATCATTTCATGGACGCCTCCCATGACGGCTATACCCGCTTGCCCGATCCTGTGACTCATCGCAGATGGGTGCTGCTCGGCGTGGAGGTCCCGCTTATGCTGCTGGTAGATTGGCTGGAGGCGGACGCTGAGCATGAGCTTGAACAGCGATTCCATCTGCATCCAGAAGCGGCCGTAGAGCTGCTGGCGGATGATGCAGGCCACCCGGGCGTTTCCATTGTTTATCCGGGCTCCACTGTCAAGCTTGCCTTCCAGTGGACAACTGCTGGGTTAACAGAGGGACGCTTCGCAGTCAGTGAGCATCAGGGCTGGGTATCGGGAATATACGGCTCCAAGACGGAGACGCCGGTATTGCAGGGCCAGGCCGCTTTTTCAGGAAAAGCGGGTATTCTGACAGTGTGTCTGCCGGAGGACTCGGCCGATCACAATGAGCCGCTTCGTCTGACCGCGTGCGAGCTTGATCCTGCGCGCCAGCGGGTGGAGCTGTCTTATGTGTTTGGTGTCGCAGCCGGAACCATCGTCATTGACGAAGCCGCGCTGGAATGGAAGGAGCATGGCTGA
- a CDS encoding putative zinc-binding protein: MKRTDLPLVYSCSGCSSAAQTANMIAIKMDREKVAEMSCIAGVGGDVKPLVRTAKSGRDIIAIDGCPLSCCKSCLARHEVQPKHHFLLSDFDVPKIIGEDPSPDHYKNAYTQILELIGQ, encoded by the coding sequence ATGAAAAGAACTGATTTACCTCTTGTCTATTCATGTTCTGGATGTTCCTCCGCAGCGCAAACCGCTAACATGATCGCTATCAAAATGGATCGAGAAAAAGTCGCTGAAATGTCCTGCATCGCTGGTGTGGGGGGTGATGTCAAGCCACTTGTCAGAACAGCAAAATCGGGACGTGACATCATTGCAATCGATGGCTGTCCCTTGTCCTGTTGCAAGAGTTGCTTAGCAAGGCATGAAGTTCAACCCAAACACCATTTCCTGCTGTCTGACTTTGACGTACCCAAGATAATAGGAGAAGATCCTAGCCCTGATCATTATAAAAATGCTTACACACAAATCTTAGAACTCATTGGACAATAA